From Amycolatopsis sp. WQ 127309:
CTGACGCACGTCGCGGCGGACACCGAGTCGACCGGGCTCGACGAGGCGGTGCAGGTCTACACCACCCGGCAGAACCAGCAGAACCAGCCGTTCCCGCGCACCCACGACCAGGTCCTGCGCTTCTTCGACGGCTTCGACCTGGTCGAACCGGGCTTGGTCGGCTGCGCGATGTGGCACCCCGAGGGGGCGGGCGACATGTCCGACGACCCGGCGATCAACGTCCTGCCTTACGCGGGAGTAGGCCGGAAACCGGATTCGCTGTAAGGCGGACCCGCGCGAGGATTCGTCGAAACGATTCGATCGGCGGCCGCCATAAGCACCCGATCCGGGCAAGGTCAAGTCTTCCTGGGCACGCTCCCAGGTAATCTCGATTTCCCAAAGAACCCCACCCCGACCTGCTGAAACATCGGGCAGCAAGAGTGTTCGACGAATTCGACGTGTGACACTTACGTCGAAGGTGAATCGAATTGTTGGCCGACTGGCAATAGTCCTTGTGTTCCGGCCGGGTCTCCCCTACCTTCGTGCCATCGTCGATGCGCTTCGACTCGCACTTCCCCTGCCCCATGTCTCCAGGAGGCCGCCCGTGGTCACGATCAACGACGTCGCCAATGCCGCGGGGGTGGCCCCCAGCACGGTGTCGTACGTGATCAGCGGCAAGCGCTCGATCTCGCCGAAGACCCGGCGGCTGGTCGAAGAAAGCATCCGCAAGCTCGGCTACCACCCGCACGCGGGTGCCCGCGCGCTCGCGAGCAGCAAGACGAACGTGCTGGCCCTGGTCGTGCCGCTGCGCACGGACCTCAACGTCGCCGTCGTGATGGAGTTCGTCGCCGCGGCGGTCACCGCGGCCCGCGCCCACGACCAGGACCTGTTGCTGCTCACCAAGGACGAGGGACCCGCCGCGCTGCAGCGGGTCGCGTCGTCGGCGATCGCGGACGCGCTGATGGTGATGGACGTCGAGGCCGCCGACCCGCGGGTGCCGATGCTCATCGCGCTCGACCTGCCGGTGGTGCTCATCGGCGTGCCCGACCACCCGGCCGGGCTGAGCTGCGTCGACCTCGACTTCACCGCCGCCGGGTCGGCGTGCGTCGCGCACCTGGCCGACCTCGGCCACCGCTCGGTCGCGCTGATCGGCCCCTCCCCCGCCGTCTACCGGCGTGGCACCAGCTACGCGACGCGGTTCCTGCAGGGCTTCGACGAAACCGCGCGGAGCCGGGGCGTCCGCGCGACGAACCGGCCGTGCGCGCACTCCTACGAAGCCGTGAGCGCCTGCGTGGACGACCTGCTCGCCGCCGACCCCGGCCTGACCGGCCTCGTCGTGCACAACGAAGCCGTCCTGCCGGGACTCCTCACGCACCTGCGCCAGCGCGGTCTCCGTGTCCCGCAGGACATTTCGGTGATCGCCGTCTGCCCGGACAGCATGGCCGAGCAGCACCCGGTCACGCTGACCTCCGTCGCCATCCCGGCCGACGAGGTCGGCGCCCAGGCCGTGGAGATGACCATGCGCCGGCTCGGCGGTCACACCGCGCCGGAGATCCGGCTGCTCGACCCGCGGCTGACCCGGCGCGAGAGCACGGGCGCGCCGCGCACCTGACCCGGCTCTGCTCCGCCGTCGAAGGAGAATCACCATGTCCGTAGCCCGTCGCGCCCTTTTCCTGGTCGCGAGCGCCGCGCTCCTCGCCGCCTGCAGCCCCAGCCCCGCTCCGCGGCCGTCGGACGCCCCGGCCGCGACGTCGGTCACCGAGCTCGACTACTACGCCGACGAGCAGGGATCCGCGGCGTGGCAGCAGGTCCTCGACGCCTGTGCCGCGCGGACCGGGATCAGGATCGAGCGGCAGACGGTGCCGACCGCGCAGATGCTGCCGAAGATCCTGCAGGGCGCGAGCTCGAAGACGCTGCCGGACCTGCTCTTCACGGACAACCCGACGCTGCAGCAGGTCGCCGCCACCGGCGCGCTGACCCCGCTGTCGGACTACGGCATCTCGGCGGACGGCTACTACCCGGGCATCGTCAAGGCCGGCACCTACCAGGGCAAGATCTACGGCGCCGCGCCCGGCGTCAACGGCCTGGCCCTGATCTACAACAAGGACCTCCTCGACGCGGCCGGGGTGCGCCCGCCGTCCACCTGGGACGAGCTGAAGACCGCCGCGGCGAAGCTGACCAGGGACGGCAAGTACGGCCTCGCCTTCTCCGCGATCCCGTCGGAGGAGGGCACTTGGCAGTTCCTCCCGTTCTTCTGGAGCAACGGCGCCGAACTGTCCCGGCTGGACTCGCCGCAGAGCACGCAGGCGCTGGCCTACGTCACCGGCCTCGTGACGAGCGGGTCGGCGTCGAAGTCCGTGGTGACGTGGAACCAGAACGACGTCGCCGACCAGTTCGTCGCGGGCAACGCGGCGATGATGGTCAACGGCTCGTGGAACCTCGCCCGGCTCGACGGCGAAAAGTCGCTGCACTACGGCGTCGTGCCGATCCCGGTGCCGCAGGCGGGCATCCGGCCGGTGGTCGCCCTCGGCGGCGAGGTCGGCGCGGTGCCGGTGACGGGCGGGCCGACCCAGCAGGCCGCCGGGAAGGTGCTGACCTGCATCCTCGCCGAGCCGGCCATGCTGCAGTGGAGCAAGGCCCACGCCTACGTCCCGTCGAAGACGGCCGTGGCCGCGAAGTTCGGCGCGGAGCAGCCGGCGATGCGGGCGTTCGTCGACGAGGTCGGCTCGGCCCGCTCCCGCACCGCGGAGCTCGGCGAGAAGTACCCGAAGGTCTCGCAGGCGCTGGCCGACGCGATCCAGGCGTCGCTGACCGGGAAGCTGCCCGCCGACCAGGCGCTGAAGACCGCGCAGCAGGCGGCCGGGTCGTGACGCTCGCGGCCCCGGTGCCGCGGCGAAGACCGCGGCGGGAGAACCCGTTCACCGCGTGGGCGTTCCTGCTGCCCGCCGTGGCCTACGTCGTGGTGTTCTTCGGGTACCCGCTGGTCGCGAACCTGGTGATGAGCACGCAGGACTACACGGTGAAGTCGTTCTACACCGGCGAAGCGCCCTTCGTCGGCCTGGCCAACTACGCCGCCGTGCTGACCGCCCCGCTCTTCTCGACGGCGGTGCTGAACACGGTCCTGTTCACGGCCGGCTCGCTCGTCTTCCAGTTCGGCATCGGCCTCGCGCTGGCCGTGTTCTTCGCCGGCCGGTTCCTCGGCAGCGCGCTGCTGCGGTCACTGCTCCTGCTGCCCTGGCTGCTGCCGCTCGTGGTCAGCGGCGCGGTGTGGCGGTGGATGTTCGACCAGGACCACGGCGTGCTCAACGCCGGGCTGCGGCTGATCGGCGCCGGCGCGGTGCCGTGGCTGAGCAGCACGACCTGGGCGCTGCCCGCGGTGATCCTCACCAACATCTGGATCGGCATCCCGTTCAACCTGGTCATCCTGCACGGCGGGCTGCGCGCGATTCCGGCGTCGCTGCACGAGGCCGCCGCGCTCGACGGCGCCGGCGCGTGGCAGCGGTTCCGGTACGTCACCTGGCCGCTGCTGCGCCCGGTCACCGGGATCGTGCTGATGCTCGGGCTGGTCTACACGATCAAGGTGTTCGACGTCATCATGGTGGTCACCGGCGGTGGCCCGGCGAACGCGACCCAGACGCTCACCACGTGGTCCTACCGGCTGTCCTTCCACGACTTCGCGTTCGGGCAGGGTGCCGCCGTCGGCAACCTGCTGATCCTGGTGGCGACCGCGTTCGGCCTGCTCTACCTGCGCTCGGCGAAGGCGTCACTGGCCGAGGCGGCGGCGTGAAGACCGCGGCCGGCGTGGTGATCGTCGCGGTGCTGCTGTTCCCGCTGTACTGGATGCTCAACGCGTCCCTGCAGCCCAGCGGCGCGCTCCTGCGGCCGGACCCGGCGTTCTTCCCGGTCGGCGGCACGCTCGACGGCTACCGCAAGGCCCTCGCGACGCAGGGGCCGAACCTCGTCTCCAGCGTCGTCGTCGCCCTCGGCACCGTGGCCGTGTCGCTGGTGGTGGCGGCACCCGCGGCGTACGCGCTGGCGCGGCTGAAGGTCCGCGGCGGGCCGGTGCTGGTGTTCGTGCTGCTCATCGTGCAGCTGATCCCGGGCATCGTGATGGCGAACGCGCTGTACACGGTGTTCGGCAACCTCGGGCTCATCGACAGCTACCTCGGGCTGGTGCTGGCGGACGCCACGGCGACCATCCCGTTCGCGGTACTCCTGTTGCGCGCCTTCATGATCTCGGTGCCGAGGGAGCTGACCGAAGCGTCCCGGGTGGACGGTGCCGGGTACTGGCGGACGTTCTTCTCGATCATCCTCCCGGTCAGCCGCAACGCGCTGGTCACCGCCGGGCTGTTCGCGTTCCTGTTCGCCTGGGCGGACTTCCTGTTCGCCGTCACCCTCACCACCGGGCAGGCGTTCGAGCCGATCACCGTGGGCATCTACCGGTTCGTCGGCAACCAGTCCGCCGACTGGAACGGCGTCATGGCCACCGCCGTCCTCGCCGCGATCCCGGCGGCCGTCCTGCTCGTCGTCGCCCAGCGGTACGTCGTCGCCGGCCTGACCAGCGGCGCCGTCAAGGATTGAGGAGGCCCCCGTGATCGCCACGACCGAAGACGGCCGCTCGCTCGAAGTCCGCGTGCGGCACGAGGTGCTGCTCATCGAACCGTGGGGCGCCGACAGCCTGCGCGTCCGGGTGGGCCGGCACCGGATCCTCGACGACGTCCCCGGCGCGCTCCTGCCCGCGAAGCCCTCCGCCGGCACCGCGGGCGCGGACGGGCGGTCCGCCTGGGTGGTGAACGGCGCGCTCACCGCGCTCGTCGAGATCGCCGAGACCGACACCGGGGTCGACGCGCAGCTGCGGTTCGTCCGCACGGACACCGGCGCGGAGCTGCTGTCCGAGCAGCGCGCGCACTTCTGGTGGCCCGGCGCCCGGGTCTTCACGCCGTCGGGCAACGGCTACGGCCGGCTCGAACAGCGCTTCACCGCCTACGACGACGAGCGGCTCTACGGCCTCGGCCAGCACCCGCACGGCCGGCTCGACCAGAAGGGCCTGGTCCTGGACCTGGTGCAGCGCAACGGCGAGGTGTCGGTGCCGTTCCTGCTGTCCAGCCGCGGTTACGGGTTCCTCTGGAACAGCCCCGCCGTGGGCCGGGTCGAGCTGGCCGGCAACGGCACCCGCTGGGTCGCCGACGACGCCCGCCAGCTCGACTACTGGGTCACCACCGGCGACCACCCGCGGCAGATCCTCGGCCACTACGCCGACGCGACCGGGCACGCGCCGATGCTGCCGGAGTGGGCGGCCGGGTTCTGGCAGTCGAAGCTGCGCTACCGCACCCAGGACGAGCTGCTGGCCGTGGCCCGCGAGTACCACGAGCGCGGCCTGCCCCTGTCGGTGATCGTCGCGGACTTCTTCCACTGGACGCACCTCGGGGACTGGAAGTTCGACCCGGCCGAGTGGCCCGACCCGGCCGGGCTGGTGCGGGAGCTGGACGAACTGGGCGTCAAGCTGATGGTGTCGGTCTGGCCGTCGGTCAGCCCGCTCTCGGAGAACCACGCCGAGATGCACGAGAACGGCCTGCTCGTCGCCACCGAGAGCGGGGTCGCGGCCCACGCGCCGTGGAAGGACAAGGGCTTCGACGTCGAGCTGCCGGTGGCGTTCTACGACTCGACGAACCCGGCGGCCCGGTGGTTCCTGTGGGAGAAGGTCAAGGAGAACTACTACGACCTGGGCGTGCGCGCGTGGTGGCTGGACGGCGACGAGCCGGAGATCCGGCCCGGCCACCCGCACAACCTCGCCTTCCACGCCGGGCCCGGCTCGGAGGTCGTCAACCTCTACCCGCAGGTCCACGCGCAGGCGTTCCACGACGGCATCCGCGGCGAGGGCGACGACGAGGTCGTGCTGCTCAGCCGCTCGGCGTGGGCCGGCAGCCAGCGCTTCGGCGCCGCGCTGTGGTCCGGTGACGTCCCGGCCACCTGGGCGTCGCTGCGGGCGCAGGTGCGGGCCGGCCTGAACGTCGCGCTGTCCGGGATCCCGTGGTGGACCACGGACATCGGCGGCTTCCACGGCGGCGACCCGGACGCGCCGGCGTACCGCGAACTCCTCGTC
This genomic window contains:
- a CDS encoding TIM-barrel domain-containing protein, with the protein product MIATTEDGRSLEVRVRHEVLLIEPWGADSLRVRVGRHRILDDVPGALLPAKPSAGTAGADGRSAWVVNGALTALVEIAETDTGVDAQLRFVRTDTGAELLSEQRAHFWWPGARVFTPSGNGYGRLEQRFTAYDDERLYGLGQHPHGRLDQKGLVLDLVQRNGEVSVPFLLSSRGYGFLWNSPAVGRVELAGNGTRWVADDARQLDYWVTTGDHPRQILGHYADATGHAPMLPEWAAGFWQSKLRYRTQDELLAVAREYHERGLPLSVIVADFFHWTHLGDWKFDPAEWPDPAGLVRELDELGVKLMVSVWPSVSPLSENHAEMHENGLLVATESGVAAHAPWKDKGFDVELPVAFYDSTNPAARWFLWEKVKENYYDLGVRAWWLDGDEPEIRPGHPHNLAFHAGPGSEVVNLYPQVHAQAFHDGIRGEGDDEVVLLSRSAWAGSQRFGAALWSGDVPATWASLRAQVRAGLNVALSGIPWWTTDIGGFHGGDPDAPAYRELLVRWFQYGVCCPLLRLHGFRDPRPPFGPEMTGGPNEVWSYGPEALAAIEDALRLRERLRPYLMAQMRVAHEQGVPPMRPLFVDFPADAGAWDADDQFLLGPDLLVAPVLEAGATGRPVYLPEGALWTDAVTGDRHPGGTSVEAPAPAERIPLFLRDNAWLPVGKP
- a CDS encoding sugar ABC transporter substrate-binding protein translates to MSVARRALFLVASAALLAACSPSPAPRPSDAPAATSVTELDYYADEQGSAAWQQVLDACAARTGIRIERQTVPTAQMLPKILQGASSKTLPDLLFTDNPTLQQVAATGALTPLSDYGISADGYYPGIVKAGTYQGKIYGAAPGVNGLALIYNKDLLDAAGVRPPSTWDELKTAAAKLTRDGKYGLAFSAIPSEEGTWQFLPFFWSNGAELSRLDSPQSTQALAYVTGLVTSGSASKSVVTWNQNDVADQFVAGNAAMMVNGSWNLARLDGEKSLHYGVVPIPVPQAGIRPVVALGGEVGAVPVTGGPTQQAAGKVLTCILAEPAMLQWSKAHAYVPSKTAVAAKFGAEQPAMRAFVDEVGSARSRTAELGEKYPKVSQALADAIQASLTGKLPADQALKTAQQAAGS
- a CDS encoding LacI family DNA-binding transcriptional regulator, with the translated sequence MVTINDVANAAGVAPSTVSYVISGKRSISPKTRRLVEESIRKLGYHPHAGARALASSKTNVLALVVPLRTDLNVAVVMEFVAAAVTAARAHDQDLLLLTKDEGPAALQRVASSAIADALMVMDVEAADPRVPMLIALDLPVVLIGVPDHPAGLSCVDLDFTAAGSACVAHLADLGHRSVALIGPSPAVYRRGTSYATRFLQGFDETARSRGVRATNRPCAHSYEAVSACVDDLLAADPGLTGLVVHNEAVLPGLLTHLRQRGLRVPQDISVIAVCPDSMAEQHPVTLTSVAIPADEVGAQAVEMTMRRLGGHTAPEIRLLDPRLTRRESTGAPRT
- a CDS encoding carbohydrate ABC transporter permease; translated protein: MTLAAPVPRRRPRRENPFTAWAFLLPAVAYVVVFFGYPLVANLVMSTQDYTVKSFYTGEAPFVGLANYAAVLTAPLFSTAVLNTVLFTAGSLVFQFGIGLALAVFFAGRFLGSALLRSLLLLPWLLPLVVSGAVWRWMFDQDHGVLNAGLRLIGAGAVPWLSSTTWALPAVILTNIWIGIPFNLVILHGGLRAIPASLHEAAALDGAGAWQRFRYVTWPLLRPVTGIVLMLGLVYTIKVFDVIMVVTGGGPANATQTLTTWSYRLSFHDFAFGQGAAVGNLLILVATAFGLLYLRSAKASLAEAAA
- a CDS encoding carbohydrate ABC transporter permease, translated to MLNASLQPSGALLRPDPAFFPVGGTLDGYRKALATQGPNLVSSVVVALGTVAVSLVVAAPAAYALARLKVRGGPVLVFVLLIVQLIPGIVMANALYTVFGNLGLIDSYLGLVLADATATIPFAVLLLRAFMISVPRELTEASRVDGAGYWRTFFSIILPVSRNALVTAGLFAFLFAWADFLFAVTLTTGQAFEPITVGIYRFVGNQSADWNGVMATAVLAAIPAAVLLVVAQRYVVAGLTSGAVKD